A stretch of the Planctomycetota bacterium genome encodes the following:
- a CDS encoding PQQ-binding-like beta-propeller repeat protein produces the protein MNRRGGMVRAAWWAACVALLLTFVAPARAAEGGKAFTVEADEFGPVYRVDMAKVNSAADLAAVPGIKIAWDLHGQEPDEWLANARDVDGDGKIDLIVSAGTKDSRCIVRYDQDGRRIWTCERVNDGVGNESGMAVEDLDGDGKFEVVFNVDRQLWCLDADAGKTKWKIDLPKCRNNYQVSVVGHFLDRKRFAVVCRVDRDVTCYAPAGRKVWTYPIDNQDLYGHEMAHYDADGDGLDEVYISLNGKFLALGGDGKLRWADASCRNHSDFILCGDVDGDGNREIVYDRDGCAAMRGPVVCVDGRTGKLVREWTYARPGKDHLQRATLGDFDPSRPGMELAAVGKTRGGGGLIMWSNAGTPAWCKDIPTGWVTSGDWNGDGTPEILLSAGAGWEVWTGAGKRLYAIAGIGENFPLGVECAGPKRPDLDGNGKADVLLTTWRGYIVLMEAP, from the coding sequence ATGAACAGACGAGGCGGGATGGTGCGGGCGGCCTGGTGGGCGGCCTGCGTGGCCTTGCTGCTGACATTCGTCGCGCCCGCCAGGGCGGCAGAGGGCGGCAAGGCCTTCACCGTCGAGGCCGACGAGTTCGGGCCGGTCTATCGCGTGGACATGGCCAAGGTCAACTCGGCGGCGGACCTCGCGGCCGTGCCGGGGATTAAGATCGCCTGGGACCTTCACGGCCAGGAGCCCGACGAGTGGCTGGCCAACGCCCGCGATGTGGATGGCGACGGGAAGATCGACCTGATCGTCTCGGCCGGGACAAAGGACAGCCGCTGCATAGTCCGCTACGACCAGGACGGGCGGCGGATCTGGACCTGCGAGCGGGTCAACGACGGGGTGGGCAACGAGAGCGGCATGGCCGTCGAGGACCTGGACGGCGACGGAAAGTTCGAGGTCGTCTTCAACGTCGACCGCCAACTCTGGTGCCTGGATGCGGACGCCGGAAAGACAAAGTGGAAAATCGACCTGCCGAAGTGCCGCAACAACTATCAGGTCTCGGTGGTCGGGCACTTTCTGGACCGCAAACGCTTCGCCGTGGTCTGCCGGGTGGACCGCGACGTGACATGCTACGCCCCGGCCGGCCGGAAGGTCTGGACGTACCCCATCGACAACCAGGACCTGTATGGGCATGAGATGGCCCACTACGACGCCGACGGCGACGGGCTGGACGAGGTGTACATCTCGCTGAACGGCAAGTTCCTGGCACTGGGAGGCGACGGAAAACTGCGATGGGCCGACGCGAGTTGCCGCAATCACAGCGACTTCATCCTCTGCGGCGACGTGGACGGCGACGGCAATCGCGAGATCGTGTACGACCGCGACGGCTGCGCTGCCATGCGCGGGCCCGTCGTCTGCGTCGACGGGCGGACGGGCAAACTCGTGCGGGAGTGGACGTATGCCCGCCCGGGCAAGGACCACCTCCAGAGGGCGACGCTGGGCGACTTCGACCCCTCGCGGCCGGGGATGGAACTGGCGGCCGTCGGCAAAACACGGGGCGGGGGCGGGCTGATTATGTGGAGCAACGCGGGCACGCCCGCTTGGTGCAAGGACATCCCCACGGGCTGGGTGACCTCGGGCGACTGGAACGGCGACGGGACTCCGGAGATCCTGCTCAGCGCCGGCGCCGGCTGGGAGGTCTGGACCGGCGCGGGAAAGCGCCTGTACGCCATCGCCGGGATCGGCGAAAATTTTCCGCTGGGCGTCGAATGCGCGGGCCCGAAGCGGCCCGACCTCGACGGCAACGGCAAGGCTGACGTCCTGCTGACGACCTGGCGCGGCTACATCGTGCTCATGGAGGCCCCGTAA